The following coding sequences are from one Humulus lupulus chromosome X, drHumLupu1.1, whole genome shotgun sequence window:
- the LOC133805776 gene encoding uncharacterized protein LOC133805776, translating into MYESFLRQKRKINWLRFGDENTAYFHASLKQRRISNLITSYMNDEGQIIDNYAEVVEHFYNHFKGFLGKSSTATSQVDQDYFQKGPVLTLEQQLDLIKPFTKKDVKKSLFSIPSIKSLGPDGYGSRFYKALWKDIGEEISEAILLVF; encoded by the coding sequence ATGTATGAGAGCTTCCTTCGACAAAAGAGAAAAATTAATTGGCTTCGATTTGGTGATGAAAATACTGCTTATTTTCATGCTAGTCTTAAGCAGAGGAGAATTAGTAACCTGATTACTTCTTATATGAATGATGAGGGTCAGATTATTGATAATTATGCTGAGGTTGTTGAGCATTTCTATAATCATTTCAAAGGCTTTCTTGGCAAGTCTAGTACAGCAACTAGTCAGGTTGATCAGGATTATTTCCAAAAGGGGCCAGTTTTGACTTTGGAGCAACAACTAGATTTAATTAAGCCTTTCACTAAGAAGGATGTTAAGAAGTCCTTATTTAGTATCCCATCTATCAAGAGCCTTGGTCCAGATGGGTATGGCTCGAGATTCTACAAAGCATTATGGAAGGACATAGGGGAAGAAATATCTGAGGCGATTTTGTTAGTTTTTTAG